The following are from one region of the Camelus dromedarius isolate mCamDro1 chromosome 16, mCamDro1.pat, whole genome shotgun sequence genome:
- the ENGASE gene encoding cytosolic endo-beta-N-acetylglucosaminidase isoform X1 — translation MEAAGPVTRTAARRRDRRLRASATLEEQRERRPGRRRPRRRIEEDQEAVFREVVSFTPNPLPDRYYDKDTTKPISFYLSSLEELLAWTPDVEEGFNVALGPPECRQPPLSSGRPRTLICHDMMGGYLDDKFIQGSAAQTPYSFYHWQYIDIFVYFSHHTVTIPPVGWTNAAHRHGVCVLGERRGLASGTFITEWKKGEQLCEAFLAGDERSHQAVADQLVLMAQFFRFDGWLINIENSLSLAAVGNLPHFLRYLTARLHQQVPRGLVLWYDSVVSSGQLKWQDELNEQNRVFFDSCDGFFTNYNWREEHLERMLGQAGERLADVYVGVDVFARGSVIGGRFDTDKSLELIRKHGFSAALFAPGWVYECLEKADFFQNQDKFWSLLEHYLPTHSICSLPFVTSFCLGMGTRRVCYGQEEAVGPWYHPSAQEIQPLFGEHRLEGDGRGWVKTHCCLADAWNGGSSLLIRGVIPPEVGNVAVRLFSLQVPVPPKIFLSLVYKLEGPSAVGVALELTTGDAGSCHVGGIMMLNEMSSRQSPRPLRVPPTKLARWVGRCGQQLSGGWVQRCYEVSLRGCLLQDLFVSFSRPPGSQEEENFTCRLGEIQVVDANSLLAPLPQVQAMTISHVRWQAAASEGEGRPAGLRLSCTLHWSYLLPHVRCFRVHCCRGTGGGSPGRGLSEPEKPTFLGLAFINRYRIVDLAVAPVGPGRDGRVEFLVEPVPKEGFLVPRAEWGRAAMLYSMPRT, via the exons AATTGAAGAGGACCAAGAAGCAGTCTTTCGAGAAGTGGTCAGTTTTACCCCCAACCCGTtgccag ACAGATATTATGACAAGGACACCACTAAGCCCATCAGCTTTTACTTGTCTTCCCTGGAGGAACTCTTGGCGTGGACACCTGACGTGGAGGAAGGCTTTAACGTGGCCTTGGGGCCCCCTGAGTGTCGTCAGCCTCCTCTGAGCAGCGGAAGGCCCCGGACCTTGATATGTCACGACATGATGGGAGGGTACCTGGATGACAA GTTTATTCAGGGCTCAGCTGCACAGACCCCGTACTCCTTCTACCACTGGCAGTACATCGACATCTTTGTGTACTTCAGCCATCACACGGTCACCATCCCCCCAGTCGGCTGGACCAACGCCGCCCACAGGCATGGGGTCTGCGTGCTGGGTGAGCGCCGAGGACTCGCCTCCG GGACTTTCATCACTGAGTGGAAAAAAGGGGAGCAGCTGTGCGAGGCCTTCCTGGCTGGGGACGAGCGCTCCCACCAGGCAGTGGCAGACCAGCTGGTCCTGATGGCCCAGTTTTTCCGATTCGATGGCTGGCTGATCAACATTGAAAACTCCCTGAGT CTGGCCGCCGTGGGAAACCTGCCCCATTTCCTCCGGTACCTGACCGCCCGGCTGCACCAGCAGGTCCCGAGGGGCCTGGTGCTCTGGTATGACAGCGTGGTGAGCAGTGGGCAGCTCAAATGGCAGGATGAGCTAAACGAGCAGAACAG GGTCTTCTTCGATTCCTGCGACGGCTTCTTCACCAACTATAACTGGCGGGAGGAGCATCTGGAGCGGATGCTGGGGCAGGCGGGGGAGCGCCTGGCCGACGTGTACGTGGGTGTGGACGTGTTCGCCCGGGGGAGCGTCATTGGGGGCCGGTTCGACACGGACAAG TCCCTGGAGCTGATCCGGAAGCACGGGTTCTCCGCGGCTCTGTTTGCACCTGGCTGGGTGTACGAGTGTTTGGAGAAGGCGGATTTCTTCCAGAACCAGGACAA GTTCTGGAGTTTGCTGGAACACTATCTGCCCACGCATAGCATCTGCTCCTTACCCTTTGTCACTTCCTTCTGCCTGGGCATGGGGACTCGAAGAGTCTGCTATGGCCAG gaggAGGCCGTGGGGCCCTGGTACCACCCGAGCGCCCAGGAGATCCAGCCCCTGTTTGGAGAGCACAGGCTGGAAGGGGACGGACGGGGCTGGGTGAAGACGCACTGCTGCCTGGCGGATGCCTGGAACGGGGGCAGCTCTCTGCTAATCCGGGGGGTGATTCCGCCCGAGGTTGGAAACGTGGCTGTGAG GTTATTCTCCCTGCAGGTCCCAGTGCCGCCCAAGATCTTCCTGTCCCTGGTGTACAAGTTAGAAGGGCCTTCAGCTGTGGGGGTGGCTTTGGAGCTCACCACAGGCGATGCAGGCAGCTGTCACGTTGGAGGCATCATGATGCTGAACG AAATGAGCTCAAGGCAGAGCCCCCGACCCCTCCGGGTGCCCCCGACCAAGCTGGCCAGATGGGTGGGCCGCTGTGGCCAGCAGCTCAGTGGGGGCTGGGTCCAGCG CTGCTATGAGGTCAGTCTGCGCGGCTGCCTCCTGCAGGACCTCTTCGTTAGTTTCTCGCGGCCTCCAGGCAGCCAGGAGGAGGAGAACTTCACCTGTCGCCTTGGAGAGATCCAG GTGGTGGATGCCAACAGCCTGCTGGCCCCGCTGCCCCAGGTGCAGGCCATGACCATCTCCCACGTGCGCTGGCAGGCCGCCGCCTCTGAGGGCGAGGGCCGCCCTGCTGGGCTCCGGCTGAGCTGTACTCTGCACTGGTCCTACCTCCTCCCCCACGTCCGCTGCTTCCGGGTCCACTGCTGCCGAGGGACAGGAGGGGGCTCTCCGGGCAGGGGCCTGTCGGAGCCAGAGAAGCCCACGTTCCTGGGCCTGGCTTTTATCAACCGGTATCGGATCGTGGACTTGGCAGTGGCGCCTGTAGGGCCGGGCCGGGACGGCCGGGTGGAGTTCCTGGTAGAGCCTGTCCCCAAGGAGGGGTTTCTGGTGCCGCGGGCCGAGTGGGGCAGGGCAGCCATGCTCTACTCCATGCCCCGCACATGA
- the ENGASE gene encoding cytosolic endo-beta-N-acetylglucosaminidase isoform X2 yields the protein MEAAGPVTRTAARRRDRRLRASATLEEQRERRPGRRRPRRRIEEDQEAVFREVVSFTPNPLPDRYYDKDTTKPISFYLSSLEELLAWTPDVEEGFNVALGPPECRQPPLSSGRPRTLICHDMMGGYLDDKFIQGSAAQTPYSFYHWQYIDIFVYFSHHTVTIPPVGWTNAAHRHGVCVLGTFITEWKKGEQLCEAFLAGDERSHQAVADQLVLMAQFFRFDGWLINIENSLSLAAVGNLPHFLRYLTARLHQQVPRGLVLWYDSVVSSGQLKWQDELNEQNRVFFDSCDGFFTNYNWREEHLERMLGQAGERLADVYVGVDVFARGSVIGGRFDTDKSLELIRKHGFSAALFAPGWVYECLEKADFFQNQDKFWSLLEHYLPTHSICSLPFVTSFCLGMGTRRVCYGQEEAVGPWYHPSAQEIQPLFGEHRLEGDGRGWVKTHCCLADAWNGGSSLLIRGVIPPEVGNVAVRLFSLQVPVPPKIFLSLVYKLEGPSAVGVALELTTGDAGSCHVGGIMMLNEMSSRQSPRPLRVPPTKLARWVGRCGQQLSGGWVQRCYEVSLRGCLLQDLFVSFSRPPGSQEEENFTCRLGEIQVVDANSLLAPLPQVQAMTISHVRWQAAASEGEGRPAGLRLSCTLHWSYLLPHVRCFRVHCCRGTGGGSPGRGLSEPEKPTFLGLAFINRYRIVDLAVAPVGPGRDGRVEFLVEPVPKEGFLVPRAEWGRAAMLYSMPRT from the exons AATTGAAGAGGACCAAGAAGCAGTCTTTCGAGAAGTGGTCAGTTTTACCCCCAACCCGTtgccag ACAGATATTATGACAAGGACACCACTAAGCCCATCAGCTTTTACTTGTCTTCCCTGGAGGAACTCTTGGCGTGGACACCTGACGTGGAGGAAGGCTTTAACGTGGCCTTGGGGCCCCCTGAGTGTCGTCAGCCTCCTCTGAGCAGCGGAAGGCCCCGGACCTTGATATGTCACGACATGATGGGAGGGTACCTGGATGACAA GTTTATTCAGGGCTCAGCTGCACAGACCCCGTACTCCTTCTACCACTGGCAGTACATCGACATCTTTGTGTACTTCAGCCATCACACGGTCACCATCCCCCCAGTCGGCTGGACCAACGCCGCCCACAGGCATGGGGTCTGCGTGCTGG GGACTTTCATCACTGAGTGGAAAAAAGGGGAGCAGCTGTGCGAGGCCTTCCTGGCTGGGGACGAGCGCTCCCACCAGGCAGTGGCAGACCAGCTGGTCCTGATGGCCCAGTTTTTCCGATTCGATGGCTGGCTGATCAACATTGAAAACTCCCTGAGT CTGGCCGCCGTGGGAAACCTGCCCCATTTCCTCCGGTACCTGACCGCCCGGCTGCACCAGCAGGTCCCGAGGGGCCTGGTGCTCTGGTATGACAGCGTGGTGAGCAGTGGGCAGCTCAAATGGCAGGATGAGCTAAACGAGCAGAACAG GGTCTTCTTCGATTCCTGCGACGGCTTCTTCACCAACTATAACTGGCGGGAGGAGCATCTGGAGCGGATGCTGGGGCAGGCGGGGGAGCGCCTGGCCGACGTGTACGTGGGTGTGGACGTGTTCGCCCGGGGGAGCGTCATTGGGGGCCGGTTCGACACGGACAAG TCCCTGGAGCTGATCCGGAAGCACGGGTTCTCCGCGGCTCTGTTTGCACCTGGCTGGGTGTACGAGTGTTTGGAGAAGGCGGATTTCTTCCAGAACCAGGACAA GTTCTGGAGTTTGCTGGAACACTATCTGCCCACGCATAGCATCTGCTCCTTACCCTTTGTCACTTCCTTCTGCCTGGGCATGGGGACTCGAAGAGTCTGCTATGGCCAG gaggAGGCCGTGGGGCCCTGGTACCACCCGAGCGCCCAGGAGATCCAGCCCCTGTTTGGAGAGCACAGGCTGGAAGGGGACGGACGGGGCTGGGTGAAGACGCACTGCTGCCTGGCGGATGCCTGGAACGGGGGCAGCTCTCTGCTAATCCGGGGGGTGATTCCGCCCGAGGTTGGAAACGTGGCTGTGAG GTTATTCTCCCTGCAGGTCCCAGTGCCGCCCAAGATCTTCCTGTCCCTGGTGTACAAGTTAGAAGGGCCTTCAGCTGTGGGGGTGGCTTTGGAGCTCACCACAGGCGATGCAGGCAGCTGTCACGTTGGAGGCATCATGATGCTGAACG AAATGAGCTCAAGGCAGAGCCCCCGACCCCTCCGGGTGCCCCCGACCAAGCTGGCCAGATGGGTGGGCCGCTGTGGCCAGCAGCTCAGTGGGGGCTGGGTCCAGCG CTGCTATGAGGTCAGTCTGCGCGGCTGCCTCCTGCAGGACCTCTTCGTTAGTTTCTCGCGGCCTCCAGGCAGCCAGGAGGAGGAGAACTTCACCTGTCGCCTTGGAGAGATCCAG GTGGTGGATGCCAACAGCCTGCTGGCCCCGCTGCCCCAGGTGCAGGCCATGACCATCTCCCACGTGCGCTGGCAGGCCGCCGCCTCTGAGGGCGAGGGCCGCCCTGCTGGGCTCCGGCTGAGCTGTACTCTGCACTGGTCCTACCTCCTCCCCCACGTCCGCTGCTTCCGGGTCCACTGCTGCCGAGGGACAGGAGGGGGCTCTCCGGGCAGGGGCCTGTCGGAGCCAGAGAAGCCCACGTTCCTGGGCCTGGCTTTTATCAACCGGTATCGGATCGTGGACTTGGCAGTGGCGCCTGTAGGGCCGGGCCGGGACGGCCGGGTGGAGTTCCTGGTAGAGCCTGTCCCCAAGGAGGGGTTTCTGGTGCCGCGGGCCGAGTGGGGCAGGGCAGCCATGCTCTACTCCATGCCCCGCACATGA
- the ENGASE gene encoding cytosolic endo-beta-N-acetylglucosaminidase isoform X3 translates to MMGGYLDDKFIQGSAAQTPYSFYHWQYIDIFVYFSHHTVTIPPVGWTNAAHRHGVCVLGERRGLASGTFITEWKKGEQLCEAFLAGDERSHQAVADQLVLMAQFFRFDGWLINIENSLSLAAVGNLPHFLRYLTARLHQQVPRGLVLWYDSVVSSGQLKWQDELNEQNRVFFDSCDGFFTNYNWREEHLERMLGQAGERLADVYVGVDVFARGSVIGGRFDTDKSLELIRKHGFSAALFAPGWVYECLEKADFFQNQDKFWSLLEHYLPTHSICSLPFVTSFCLGMGTRRVCYGQEEAVGPWYHPSAQEIQPLFGEHRLEGDGRGWVKTHCCLADAWNGGSSLLIRGVIPPEVGNVAVRLFSLQVPVPPKIFLSLVYKLEGPSAVGVALELTTGDAGSCHVGGIMMLNEMSSRQSPRPLRVPPTKLARWVGRCGQQLSGGWVQRCYEVSLRGCLLQDLFVSFSRPPGSQEEENFTCRLGEIQVVDANSLLAPLPQVQAMTISHVRWQAAASEGEGRPAGLRLSCTLHWSYLLPHVRCFRVHCCRGTGGGSPGRGLSEPEKPTFLGLAFINRYRIVDLAVAPVGPGRDGRVEFLVEPVPKEGFLVPRAEWGRAAMLYSMPRT, encoded by the exons ATGATGGGAGGGTACCTGGATGACAA GTTTATTCAGGGCTCAGCTGCACAGACCCCGTACTCCTTCTACCACTGGCAGTACATCGACATCTTTGTGTACTTCAGCCATCACACGGTCACCATCCCCCCAGTCGGCTGGACCAACGCCGCCCACAGGCATGGGGTCTGCGTGCTGGGTGAGCGCCGAGGACTCGCCTCCG GGACTTTCATCACTGAGTGGAAAAAAGGGGAGCAGCTGTGCGAGGCCTTCCTGGCTGGGGACGAGCGCTCCCACCAGGCAGTGGCAGACCAGCTGGTCCTGATGGCCCAGTTTTTCCGATTCGATGGCTGGCTGATCAACATTGAAAACTCCCTGAGT CTGGCCGCCGTGGGAAACCTGCCCCATTTCCTCCGGTACCTGACCGCCCGGCTGCACCAGCAGGTCCCGAGGGGCCTGGTGCTCTGGTATGACAGCGTGGTGAGCAGTGGGCAGCTCAAATGGCAGGATGAGCTAAACGAGCAGAACAG GGTCTTCTTCGATTCCTGCGACGGCTTCTTCACCAACTATAACTGGCGGGAGGAGCATCTGGAGCGGATGCTGGGGCAGGCGGGGGAGCGCCTGGCCGACGTGTACGTGGGTGTGGACGTGTTCGCCCGGGGGAGCGTCATTGGGGGCCGGTTCGACACGGACAAG TCCCTGGAGCTGATCCGGAAGCACGGGTTCTCCGCGGCTCTGTTTGCACCTGGCTGGGTGTACGAGTGTTTGGAGAAGGCGGATTTCTTCCAGAACCAGGACAA GTTCTGGAGTTTGCTGGAACACTATCTGCCCACGCATAGCATCTGCTCCTTACCCTTTGTCACTTCCTTCTGCCTGGGCATGGGGACTCGAAGAGTCTGCTATGGCCAG gaggAGGCCGTGGGGCCCTGGTACCACCCGAGCGCCCAGGAGATCCAGCCCCTGTTTGGAGAGCACAGGCTGGAAGGGGACGGACGGGGCTGGGTGAAGACGCACTGCTGCCTGGCGGATGCCTGGAACGGGGGCAGCTCTCTGCTAATCCGGGGGGTGATTCCGCCCGAGGTTGGAAACGTGGCTGTGAG GTTATTCTCCCTGCAGGTCCCAGTGCCGCCCAAGATCTTCCTGTCCCTGGTGTACAAGTTAGAAGGGCCTTCAGCTGTGGGGGTGGCTTTGGAGCTCACCACAGGCGATGCAGGCAGCTGTCACGTTGGAGGCATCATGATGCTGAACG AAATGAGCTCAAGGCAGAGCCCCCGACCCCTCCGGGTGCCCCCGACCAAGCTGGCCAGATGGGTGGGCCGCTGTGGCCAGCAGCTCAGTGGGGGCTGGGTCCAGCG CTGCTATGAGGTCAGTCTGCGCGGCTGCCTCCTGCAGGACCTCTTCGTTAGTTTCTCGCGGCCTCCAGGCAGCCAGGAGGAGGAGAACTTCACCTGTCGCCTTGGAGAGATCCAG GTGGTGGATGCCAACAGCCTGCTGGCCCCGCTGCCCCAGGTGCAGGCCATGACCATCTCCCACGTGCGCTGGCAGGCCGCCGCCTCTGAGGGCGAGGGCCGCCCTGCTGGGCTCCGGCTGAGCTGTACTCTGCACTGGTCCTACCTCCTCCCCCACGTCCGCTGCTTCCGGGTCCACTGCTGCCGAGGGACAGGAGGGGGCTCTCCGGGCAGGGGCCTGTCGGAGCCAGAGAAGCCCACGTTCCTGGGCCTGGCTTTTATCAACCGGTATCGGATCGTGGACTTGGCAGTGGCGCCTGTAGGGCCGGGCCGGGACGGCCGGGTGGAGTTCCTGGTAGAGCCTGTCCCCAAGGAGGGGTTTCTGGTGCCGCGGGCCGAGTGGGGCAGGGCAGCCATGCTCTACTCCATGCCCCGCACATGA